Proteins from a genomic interval of Crassostrea angulata isolate pt1a10 chromosome 7, ASM2561291v2, whole genome shotgun sequence:
- the LOC128155278 gene encoding homeobox protein Mohawk-like, whose translation MDTTNDTGTDTGPGDRSARRILRERSSRRPLQLKIRQKRQTMQNMTRPLKQWLCKNRDNPYPSKLEKDILARESQMTNTQVSNWFANARRRLKNAVRGDNIPWSKRVKMYNSSVPGNAELLSISSDDSSLFDSDDNEDSVTYTADEQKPLPNSRVDFSPVADDPPPSDDVVVPSRSQTPTSGFFPHPGLDSDFHRPFREGTQNKFKQTILQRYLSDTCNQTSGTHVDMEMSAFNKTRSRKPSGSIGSRDYEEMSTASGFSSAAESQFYYPMDDPIDDLEAAARRRRISGDVRRQEDIHWKEISAAMALTSLARGSSRYPFH comes from the exons ATGGATACTACCAATGACACGGGTACTGATACGGGTCCAGGGGACAGGTCGGCGAGGCGGATCCTCCGGGAACGGTCGTCCAG ACGTCCTCTTCAATTAAAAATACGACAGAAAAGGCAGACGATGCAAAACATGACTCGGCCTCTCAAACAGTGGCTGTGCAAAAATCGGGACAACCCCTACCCCTCCAAACTGGAGAAAGACATCCTTGCCCGCGAATCTCAGATGACGAACACCCAGGTCTCAAACTGGTTCGCCAACGCGAGGCGGAGACTGAAGAACGCAGTCAGGGGAGACAACATCCCCTGGTCCAAGCGGGTCAAAATGTACAACAGCAGCGTGCCTGGCAACGCAGAGTTGCTAAGCATCAGTTCTGATGATAGCAGCCTCTTCGATTCGGATGATAACG aagaTTCAGTTACTTACACAGCAGACGAACAGAAACCCTTGCCTAATTCGCGGGTAGATTTCAGTCCGGTAGCAGACGACCCACCCCCCTCTGATGACGTGGTTGTTCCTTCTAGATCTCAAACTCCTACCAGCGGATTTTTCCCGCATCCGGGGTTGGATTCCGATTTCCACAGACCTTTCAGAGAAGGGACCCAAAATAAGTTTAAACAGACAATTCTACAGCGTTATTTGAGTGACACATGCAACCAAACTTCGGGCACACATGTGGACATGGAAATGTCAGCTTTCAACAAAACTCGATCTCGAAAACCATCAGGGTCTATTGGGTCACGTGACTACGAAGAAATGTCCACAGCCTCTGGGTTTTCTTCTGCTGCTGAGAGTCAATTTTACTACCCCATGGATG ACCCGATTGATGATTTGGAAGCCGCCGCTAGGAGGCGCAGGATCTCAGGAGATGTTAG ACGCCAAGAGGATATTCACTGGAAGGAGATCAGCGCTGCCATGGCTCTGACGTCACTGGCACGTGGTTCGAGCCGATACCCGTTTCATTAG